One segment of Carya illinoinensis cultivar Pawnee chromosome 1, C.illinoinensisPawnee_v1, whole genome shotgun sequence DNA contains the following:
- the LOC122307217 gene encoding uncharacterized protein LOC122307217, whose translation MDAYSGYNQICMNPDDEEKTSFVTDRGLYCYSTMPIGLKNAGATYQWLVNCVFKGLIGRNMEVYVDDLLVKSGAPEQHLADLCKALVVLRQYQMKLNPVTVDYFTKWVEVEALATITASNITRFLWRTVTCRFEISSYWTTKGSLNLTTIGSSVGTWESNFSTHLHDIHSPTGKSKQPMILKKKLNDKKWAWAEELVGVLWAYLITVRTPMGETPFTLSPMNMRQCHPSRLGSLPIWCNTLSKAPTMSD comes from the exons ATGGACGCCTACTCCGGGTACAACCAAATTTGCATGAATCCTGATGACGAGGAGAAGACTTCATTTGTCACTGATAGGGGGTTGTACTGCTACTCGACCATGCCaattggattaaaaaatgcaGGGGCCACCTATCAGTGGCTGGTCAACTGCGTGTTTAAAGGTCTGATAGGAAGAAATATGGAAGTTTATGTAGATGATTTGCTAGTCAAGAGTGGAGCTCCTGAACAACACCTCGCCGATCTCTGCAAGGCTTTAGTAGTATTACGACAATACCAAATGAAACTCAACCCAG TGACGGTAGACTACTTCACTAAGTGGGTAGAGGTTGAAGCATTGGCAACAATCACGGCAAGCAACATCACCCGTTTCTTGTGGAGGACTGTCACCTGCAGATTTGAGATCTCATCATATTGGACAACGAAAGGCAGTTTGAATCTGACCACTATCGGGAGTAGTGTTGGGACCTGGGAATCAAATTTTAGTACTCATCTCCATGATATCCATAGTCCAACGGGCAAGTCAAAGCAACCAATGATTCTCAAGAAGAAACTCAACGATAAGAAATGGGCTTGGGCAGAAGAACTCGTCGGTGTGTTGTGGGCATACTTGATCACAGTGAGAACCCCGATGGGAGAGACTCCCTTCACTCTCTCACCTATGAACATGAGGCAATGCCACCCATCAAGGCTAGGATCCCTACCTATATGGTGCAACACTTTGAGCAAAGCTCCAACAATGAGCGACTAG